One region of Macadamia integrifolia cultivar HAES 741 chromosome 11, SCU_Mint_v3, whole genome shotgun sequence genomic DNA includes:
- the LOC122092654 gene encoding transmembrane protein 184C, protein MIDISKLDRGQLTLLGSGVCVMLTMHFTVQLLSQHLFYWKNPKEQKAILIIILMAPIYAIDSFVGLLDVRGSKTFFLFLDSVKECYEALVIAKFLALMYSYLNISISKNIVPDEIKGREIHHSFPVSLFQPRTVRLDHHTLKLLKYWTWQFVVIRPVCSVLMIAFQLLGLYPSWLSWTFSIILNISVSMALYSLVLFYHVFAKELEPHKPLSKFLCIKGIVFFCFWQGVVLNILAAMGIIRSHHFWLDVEQIEQALQNVLVCLEMVVFSVLQQYAFHFAPYSGDVASKMRNKKYE, encoded by the exons ATGATTGATATAAGTAAATTGGACCGGGGACAACTTACTCTTTTAGGATCTGGGGTCTGTGTTATGTTAACAATGCATTTTACTGTACAGCTCCTATCCCAGCATCTTTTTTACTGGAAAAACCCAAAGGAACAAAAGGCCATActgatcatcatcctcatggcACCCATATATGCCATTGACTCCTTTGTCGGCTTGTTAGATGTCCGGGGAAGCAAGacatttttcttgttcttggaCTCTGTTAAGGAATGCTATGAGGCTTTG GTGATTGCCAAGTTCTTGGCTTTGATGTATAGTTACTTGAATATATCTATTAGCAAAAACATAGTTCCTGATGAGATTAAAGGAAGAGAGATTCACCATTCATTCCCAGTGAGCCTTTTCCAG CCACGGACCGTCCGTCTGGACCATCACACATTGAAGCTCCTTAAATACTGGACTTGGCAGTTCGTTGTCATTCGGCCCGTCTGCTCTGTGCTGATGATAGCATTTCAGCTTCTTGGGCTTTACCCCAGTTGGCTCAGCTGGACATTCAGCATCATTCTCAATATTTCTGTTTCGATGGCTCTGTATTCCCTTGTGCTCTTTTACCATGTGTTTGCAAAGGAGCTGGAACCCCACAAGCCCCTCTCCAAGTTCTTGTGCATTAAAGGGATTGTATTCTTCTGCTTCTGGCAG GGAGTTGTGCTTAACATCCTAGCTGCGATGGGCATCATTCGATCTCATCATTTCTGGTTAGATGTAGAGCAAATTGAGCAAGCCCTGCAAAACGTCCTGGTGTGTCTGGAGATGGTTGTCTTTTCAGTTCTCCAGCAGTATGCTTTCCATTTTGCACCTTACAGTGGAGACGTGGCATCCAAGATGCGAAACAAGAAATACGAATAA
- the LOC122093813 gene encoding uncharacterized protein DDB_G0290685-like, translated as MALKGGTSKGYGHSNSSGNRGRAYGILLLLAFGAAVLGVMLLHKLRERRVFDLLLRDKDRELLSLQYLLQKQRITTKEAKRKMEEMKAKIFSLRTQKTQLNNRIGDMQSVTTSLKQEHMALESALEKLQNENRVLRVKDVSSDRENPEMIALRELLKQKESEIQEMKLRLEKPTQIWSVSADDPSKPPVNLATTGTTVEENENEVSMSKEENVTAEYQQLQESMNVKDGQNSTDRNGAENGTAVEGGNKTVISREELLKILDDNPVGENTTQRGASMLDSTQRGDNGENNADEHQGEGQIEGGGESVKPKVSQEDGDPKVRDQSNGNQVKKDENSHDGEHLKVGDGEVIKDDHGAIRDGELQKPKNPQDSDGQEHNVISKGEMKLEVKPDVSQIGATSRARSRSRSKKGQRRRRMISKKRELEKSGNSKEALRDGHDQENAVIREEQGGGHSEMPDEPKNEVLGITTNTENQEALEGGEGADSNTRRVEIGLIGKDGMGISSESELLKPHDPQHHEDAESNDTADGIGKEQETSQLKPQESEDGEEGLTMDSIKSEAGQLADDAIEQKLDVGRPQEDQEESTDTSNEIGKEQETSQLKPRESEDGREGLTIEQKLDVGRLQEDQEASAVKKLEDRGATGKDADRNEEAENMEVDSAGEQTEKNAETEDDNPSVLDLELDDIEEHGHENTTEEEEF; from the exons ATGGCTTTGAAGGGGGGCACTTCAAAAGGGTATGGACATAGCAATAGCAGTGGAAACAGGGGAAGGGCGTATGGGATACTGCTACTGCTGGCGTTTGGGGCGGCAGTGTTGGGGGTGATGCTTCTCCACAAGCTTAGGGAGAGACGCGTCTTCGACCTACTCCTCAGAGACAAGGACCGTGAGCTCCTTTCCCTTCAGTACCTCCTTCAG AAGCAAAGAATTACTACCAAAGAAgcgaaaagaaaaatggaagaaatgaaAGCAAAGATATTCTCTCTTAGGACGCAAAAGACACAACTCAACAACAGGATTGGGGATATGCAGTCTGTGACAACTTCCCTTAAACAGGAGCATATGGCATTGGAATCAGCACTCGAAAAATTGCAGAATGAGAACAGAGTTCTAAGAGTAAAAGATGTAAGCTCAGACAGGGAGAATCCTGAGATGATAGCTCTAAGAGAACTTTTGAAGCAGAAGGAATCAGAAATTCAAGAGATGAAGCTCCGTCTTGAGAAGCCTACCCAAATCTGGTCAGTAAGTGCTGATGATCCGTCAAAACCACCAGTAAATTTGGCCACAACAGGGACCACAGTAGAGGAGAATGAAAATGAGGTCAGTATGAGTAAAGAGGAGAATGTCACTGCTGAATACCAGCAACTGCAAGAGTCTATGAATGTGAAAGATGGACAAAATTCAACAGATAGGAATGGAGCTGAAAATGGAACGGCAGTAGAAGGCGGGAACAAGACTGTAATTTCCAGAGAAGAGCTGTTGAAGATATTGGATGATAATCCAGTTGGTGAAAATACGACGCAGAGAGGTGCCTCCATGCTGGATTCTACACAGAGAGGTGACAATGGTGAAAATAATGCAGATGAGCATCAAGGAGAGGGTCAAATTGAAGGAGGTGGGGAGTCAGTAAAGCCCAAGGTTTCTCAAGAAGACGGGGATCCTAAAGTAAGGGACCAGAGTAACGGGAATCAAGTAAAGAAGGATGAAAATTCTCATGATGGTGAGCATTTGAAAGTTGGTGATGGAGAAGTCATAAAAGACGATCATGGGGCCATAAGAGATGGAGAATTACAAAAACCCAAGAATCCTCAAGACAGTGATGGTCAGGAACACAATGTAATTTCAAAGGGTGAGATGAAGTTGGAAGTGAAGCCTGATGTCTCTCAAATTGGTGCAACTTCTAGAGCAAGAAGCCGGTCTAGAAGTAAGAAGGGGCAGAGGAGACGGCGAATGATATCTAAAAAGAGGGAACTGGAGAAGAGTGGAAACTCTAAGGAAGCTTTGAGAGATGGACATGATCAGGAAAATGCAGTTATAAGAGAAGAGCAGGGAGGTGGGCACTCAGAAATGCCTGACGAGCCCAAAAATGAAGTCCTGGGAATAACAACCAACACTGAGAACCAAGAGGCATTGGAGGGTGGAGAAGGAGCTGATTCTAATACCAGAAGGGTGGAGATAGGTTTGATTGGGAAAGATGGGATGGGGATATCTTCAGAGAGTGAGTTGTTGAAGCCCCATGATCCTCAACATCATGAAGATGCAGAAAGTAATGATACAGCTGATGGAATCGGGAAAGAACAGGAAACTTCTCAACTGAAGCCACAGGAGTctgaagatggagaagaagggttGACAATGGACAGCATCAAGAGTGAAGCCGGCCAACTTGCTGATGATGCCATTGAACAGAAATTGGATGTCGGAAGACCACAAGAAGATCAAGAAGAAAGTACTGATACATCTAATGAAATCGGGAAAGAACAGGAAACTTCTCAACTGAAGCCACGGGAGTCTGAAGATGGAAGAGAAGGGTTGACAATTGAACAGAAATTGGACGTTGGAAGACTGCAAGAAGATCAAGAAGCCAGTGCTGTCAAAAAATTAGAAGACAGAGGTGCCACTGGAAAGGATGCTGATAGAAATGAAGAGGCAGAGAATATGGAGGTTGATAGTGCTGGCGAGCAGACAGAGAAAAATGCAGAGACTGAAGATGACAACCCCAGCGTTCTTGATCTCGAGTTGGACGATATAGAAGAGCACGGGCATGAGAATACCACCGAGGAGGAAGAGTTCTAG